One window of the Lycorma delicatula isolate Av1 chromosome 3, ASM4794821v1, whole genome shotgun sequence genome contains the following:
- the LOC142320957 gene encoding uncharacterized protein LOC142320957 — MEFTKAMTANIILLIGFAVMIPLAFGEYKFHPKFHHQLSENGSINGTHDLFIGNLTGGDVLLYHSGIAAAGKGNESFTYDFQYPAYGYNNLTISYLKVLDLLGKGKNGYPSLKEGGVGYNYTVISFKSNSSYGLNFNLTIYGNVNQFNRTVHQIITKH; from the exons atggaGTTCACCAAAGCGATGACAGCAAACATAATACTTTTAATCGGATTTGCGGTAATGATTCCTTTGGCATTCGGTGAATATAAATTTCATCCTAAATTCCATCACCAACTCAGCGAAAATGGAAGCATAAATGGTACACATGATCTTTTTATCGGAAATCTAACCGGTGGAGATGT ATTACTATACCATAGTGGAATTGCTGCAGCTGGAAAAGGGAATGAAAGTTTTACTTATGATTTCCAATATCCGGCATACGGttacaacaatttaacaattagtTATTTAAAGGTCCTCGATTTATTAGGAAAAGGTAAAAATGGATATCCGTCTTTGAAGGAAGGAGGAGTTGGATACAACTACACAGTCATCAGTTTTAAGTCAAACAGCAGTTATGgactcaattttaatttaacaatctacGGAAATGTTAACCAGTTTAATAGAACGGTTcatcaaattattacaaaacattaa